A single Chloracidobacterium sp. DNA region contains:
- a CDS encoding zinc-ribbon domain containing protein has translation MNDADPKIVRETTEFDDKPIPCVDCHREFVWTAGEQLFYRDKCLQNPPKRCKPCKKLKNARLAAIENAQATGYKRYVEVAAECACCSIITTVPFYPSQGRPIYCRACFLNQTESGKGSGA, from the coding sequence ATGAACGACGCCGATCCGAAAATAGTTAGGGAGACCACTGAGTTCGACGATAAGCCGATACCTTGCGTCGACTGTCATAGGGAGTTTGTCTGGACGGCCGGCGAACAGCTATTTTATCGCGACAAATGCCTCCAGAATCCCCCGAAACGCTGCAAACCCTGTAAAAAGTTAAAGAATGCACGTCTGGCTGCGATCGAGAATGCTCAGGCGACCGGATACAAGCGCTACGTCGAGGTTGCCGCCGAATGTGCGTGTTGCTCGATCATAACGACGGTGCCGTTCTACCCGTCACAGGGTCGGCCGATCTATTGCCGTGCTTGCTTTCTTAACCAAACGGAATCGGGCAAAGGCTCCGGTGCCTGA
- a CDS encoding amino acid transporter produces the protein MKTVIQGRFKKWLYSGSVAEMEGPSEPEGRHQQHSWWKVMCLTGVDYFSTLGYQPGIAFLAAGVLSPVATLVLVLLTLFGALPIYSRVAKESPKGEGSIAMLEALLSRWKGKLFVLVLLGFVATDFVITITLSAADATAHILENPFVKVTVPFLDHPVIVTLALLLGLGLVFLKGFKEAIGIAVFLVAVYLMLNVVVISVGLFEAFNHPEMITDWKTALFATKTSGGYSGIFVIVGLSLLVFPKLALGLSGFETGVAVMPLVKSPNRIANTRKLLMTAALIMSGMLIASSFVTSVMIPADEFCPKVSCGAAAGEHGVPLHCACSPEQVESRFVKPAGEANGRALAYIAHRYMGDVFGTFYDLSTILILWFAGASAMAGLLNIVPRYLPRYGMAPEWARATRPLVLVFTGICFAVTWFFEANVDAQGGAYATGVLVLMTSAAIAVTLSARRRHSRWTLGFGAISAVFVYTTITNIIERPDGIKIASMFIFGIIAASFISRAMRSTEIRIDKIELDDAAKAFLDELDEEGEFRIVTNRRETGDVTEYRFKEHEKRVDNHIPSSDPVLFYEIEPGDSSEFKGKLFIRGVDIEGYKVLRTQAPAVPNAIAAFLLYIRDTKGKIPHVYFGWSEGNPIMYLARYILFGEGDTAPVTREILRQAESDPEMRPSVHVGG, from the coding sequence ATGAAGACAGTAATTCAAGGGCGTTTCAAGAAATGGCTCTACAGCGGTAGCGTCGCTGAGATGGAGGGGCCATCGGAGCCTGAGGGTCGGCATCAGCAGCACTCCTGGTGGAAGGTGATGTGTCTTACCGGTGTCGACTATTTCTCGACACTCGGATATCAGCCCGGGATCGCCTTTCTAGCGGCCGGAGTGCTATCGCCGGTCGCCACACTCGTACTGGTGCTTCTGACGCTGTTCGGTGCATTGCCCATCTATAGCCGCGTTGCCAAAGAGAGTCCGAAGGGCGAAGGCTCGATCGCGATGCTCGAGGCCCTGCTTTCACGTTGGAAAGGCAAGCTATTCGTCCTTGTACTACTAGGTTTTGTCGCTACAGATTTTGTCATAACCATCACGCTTTCGGCCGCCGACGCTACGGCCCACATTCTCGAAAATCCATTTGTAAAAGTGACTGTACCGTTCCTCGATCACCCGGTGATTGTGACGTTGGCGTTGCTTTTGGGCTTGGGATTGGTATTCCTGAAGGGTTTCAAAGAAGCGATCGGCATTGCGGTTTTTCTGGTCGCGGTCTATCTGATGCTTAACGTGGTCGTGATCAGTGTCGGGCTGTTCGAGGCATTCAACCATCCCGAAATGATCACGGACTGGAAAACGGCATTGTTCGCTACCAAGACCAGCGGTGGCTATAGCGGAATTTTTGTGATCGTTGGGCTTTCGCTCCTAGTATTTCCCAAACTTGCGCTCGGACTCTCAGGGTTTGAGACCGGCGTTGCGGTTATGCCGCTCGTCAAGAGCCCGAACCGGATCGCCAATACCCGCAAACTGCTGATGACGGCGGCGTTAATAATGAGCGGAATGTTGATCGCCAGTAGTTTCGTCACCAGCGTGATGATCCCGGCAGATGAATTCTGCCCGAAAGTTTCGTGCGGTGCTGCGGCAGGTGAACACGGAGTTCCGCTGCACTGTGCCTGCAGTCCGGAGCAGGTCGAATCGAGATTTGTAAAACCGGCGGGCGAAGCTAACGGCCGAGCACTCGCATATATCGCACATCGTTATATGGGCGATGTTTTTGGCACATTCTATGATCTCAGCACGATCCTGATCCTCTGGTTCGCCGGTGCTTCGGCAATGGCCGGACTGCTTAATATCGTACCTCGGTATTTGCCGCGGTACGGTATGGCACCCGAATGGGCGAGGGCGACACGACCGCTTGTGCTTGTTTTTACCGGAATTTGTTTTGCGGTCACGTGGTTTTTTGAAGCTAACGTCGATGCCCAGGGCGGTGCGTATGCAACCGGTGTATTGGTGCTAATGACCTCAGCGGCGATAGCTGTGACACTATCGGCACGGCGGCGACATAGCCGTTGGACGTTGGGATTCGGTGCGATCTCGGCTGTGTTCGTTTATACGACGATAACTAACATAATCGAACGGCCGGACGGCATCAAGATCGCTTCGATGTTCATTTTTGGTATTATTGCGGCATCATTCATCTCACGGGCGATGCGCTCTACAGAGATACGGATCGATAAGATCGAACTGGACGACGCGGCCAAGGCATTTCTGGACGAACTCGACGAGGAAGGCGAGTTTCGTATCGTGACGAACCGGCGTGAGACCGGCGACGTGACGGAATATCGATTTAAGGAGCACGAAAAACGCGTCGATAACCATATTCCGTCGTCTGATCCCGTACTGTTTTACGAGATCGAGCCCGGAGATTCGTCCGAATTTAAGGGCAAGCTGTTTATTCGCGGCGTGGATATCGAGGGCTACAAGGTACTGCGTACGCAGGCACCTGCCGTGCCGAATGCGATCGCTGCTTTTCTGCTGTACATCCGCGACACCAAAGGCAAGATACCGCACGTGTACTTTGGATGGAGCGAGGGAAATCCGATAATGTACCTAGCCAGATATATTTTGTTTGGCGAAGGCGATACGGCACCTGTAACACGAGAGATCCTGAGGCAAGCTGAGTCCGATCCGGAAATGCGCCCCAGCGTGCACGTGGGCGGTTAG
- the purD gene encoding phosphoribosylamine--glycine ligase, with protein sequence MRVLVIGSGGREHAICRAFSTSTKITKLYCANGNAGIAQLAECVDIKPDDIAALTAFARDRSIDLTFVGGETPLALGIVDEFEKHGFRIVGPTAAAARLEASKAFAKDFMARHGVPTAKYVTALSPAAAVSELVSGAFGDENVPVVVKADGLAAGKGVVVAENRAVAIAAINEMADLVGAHAAEKIVLEECMFGREVSLLMFADGEDFALMSPTRDHKRIGEGDTGPNTGGMGTFTDATLLTPDQLALIADSIIGPTLRGCQTEGFRFRGILFLGLMLTDGGPKLLEYNVRFGDPETQSILIRLETDLIDICEAMIDGTLGQLEISWRKGNSACIILAAQNYPAKPRTGDLIYGVAEAAAMENVEVFHAGTSASAIGEFYTAGGRVLGVTATGDDLTSALASAYAAAGKIKFEGMQFRRDIGK encoded by the coding sequence ATGAGAGTTTTAGTGATCGGTTCGGGCGGACGCGAGCACGCGATCTGCAGGGCATTCAGCACAAGCACGAAAATCACCAAGTTGTACTGTGCAAACGGTAACGCCGGTATTGCACAGCTTGCCGAGTGTGTCGATATCAAGCCGGACGATATTGCCGCTCTGACGGCTTTTGCCCGTGATCGCTCGATCGATCTGACATTTGTTGGCGGAGAAACGCCTTTGGCGTTGGGCATCGTCGATGAATTTGAAAAACACGGATTTCGGATCGTCGGCCCGACCGCCGCCGCCGCCCGTCTCGAAGCCAGTAAAGCCTTTGCCAAGGACTTTATGGCAAGGCACGGGGTTCCGACGGCCAAATACGTGACGGCATTATCACCCGCGGCCGCGGTATCGGAACTTGTAAGCGGTGCGTTCGGCGATGAAAATGTCCCCGTCGTGGTCAAGGCGGACGGGCTTGCGGCCGGAAAGGGCGTCGTCGTTGCCGAAAATCGGGCTGTCGCAATCGCCGCCATAAATGAGATGGCTGATCTGGTCGGAGCACACGCAGCCGAAAAGATCGTGCTGGAAGAGTGTATGTTCGGCAGGGAAGTGTCGCTGCTGATGTTTGCGGACGGCGAGGACTTTGCCCTTATGTCACCGACCCGTGACCATAAGCGAATCGGCGAAGGCGATACAGGGCCAAATACGGGTGGTATGGGCACGTTTACCGACGCAACCCTCTTGACCCCCGATCAATTGGCTTTGATCGCAGATTCGATCATTGGGCCGACGCTGCGAGGTTGTCAGACGGAAGGGTTTCGCTTTCGCGGAATATTGTTTCTCGGGCTAATGCTTACCGACGGCGGGCCGAAACTGCTCGAATACAATGTGCGCTTTGGTGATCCGGAAACGCAGTCGATCCTGATCCGGCTGGAAACTGATCTGATCGATATATGCGAAGCGATGATCGATGGCACGCTCGGCCAACTGGAGATCTCTTGGCGCAAGGGTAATTCGGCTTGTATTATCCTCGCCGCCCAGAATTATCCGGCAAAACCGCGAACCGGCGATCTGATCTACGGCGTCGCCGAGGCAGCAGCGATGGAAAATGTAGAGGTATTTCACGCAGGGACGTCGGCCTCGGCCATCGGCGAATTTTATACCGCAGGTGGGCGAGTACTTGGGGTAACGGCAACCGGCGACGATCTTACGTCGGCACTAGCCTCAGCCTACGCCGCCGCCGGGAAGATAAAATTTGAGGGAATGCAGTTTCGCAGGGATATCGGTAAGTAG